A single region of the Mercenaria mercenaria strain notata chromosome 6, MADL_Memer_1, whole genome shotgun sequence genome encodes:
- the LOC123550167 gene encoding uncharacterized protein LOC123550167 isoform X3, whose amino-acid sequence MEVTRYLILAFLPFMDVSLDLLDAGCITQQVKAVFSLDATNNINQEQRQYMFKFVGEVSQTFPDGSEGSCAYINNENVELLEFFSPIKNTNLSSLLETTYKEKIKLGRKISTSALENETSKRFSVSDFKSKAEVFYLIVSDKTDFEDFPAILLKKKVFVIVLGSTIPIALKNLATSNEHAYLIRSLDDVSRVSDNIAKQTCIDSHYKCDVDQYMKKRSIKCKSCMSVCSVVTTTRSNTCTLLCPYFRRPPKEDAVKRERVTDKKHDNKGTAIIVTVYVMFALCIVTVNVVTFRVCRRKKLACFATEHLQDDLHTDHPIHESDAVPETEDPNNTVLDRENGSAIPLLDGVVTANSSLPASTSCSQGFNINFRNNTELDMNGHVFAGSTFQPVH is encoded by the exons ATGGAAGTGACCAGATATCTGATCTTGGCATTTCTGCCATTTATGGATGTTTCATTGGACTTACTTG ACGCTGGATGCATTACTCAGCAAGTAAAAGCCGTTTTCTCATTAGACGCGACAAACAACATAAATCAGGAACAACGGCAATATATGTTCAAATTTGTTGGAGAAGTTTCGCAGACCTTTCCAGATGGAAGTGAAGGTAGCTGTGCATATATAAACAATGAGAATGTAGAACTTTTGGAATTTTTTTCTCCGATTAAGAACACTAATCTGAGCTCGCTACTTGAAACAACTTATAAGGAGAAAATCAAGCTAGGTAGAAAAATATCAACAAGTGCCCTTGAAAACGAAACTTCAAAACGCTTTTCAGTCAGCGACTTTAAATCGAAAGCAGAAGTATTTTATCTTATTGTTTCTGATAAGACCGACTTTGAAGATTTTCCAGCGATTCTATTGAAGAAAAAGGTATTTGTTATTGTACTTGGCTCGACTATACCGATAGCGCTGAAGAACCTCGCCACTAGCAACGAGCACGCCTATCTTATTAGAAGTCTAGACGATGTAAGCAGAGTTTCGGACAATATTGCTAAACAAACATGCATCG ATTCACATTACAAATGTGATGTTGATCAATATATGAAGAAGCGATCGATCAAATGCAAGTCCTGTATGTCCGTCTGTTCAGTAGTAACCACTACACGGTCCAACACGTGCACGCTCTTGTGTCCAT ACTTTCGAAGGCCACCTAAAGAAGATGCCGTAAAGAGGGAAAGAGTTACAGATAAGAAACACGACAATAAAGGAACAGCAATTATTGTTACCGTCTATGTCATGTTTGCTCTCTGTATTGTTACGGTTAATGTTGTCACCTTCAGAGTTTGCCGTAGGAAAAAGCTAGCATGTTTCGCGACGGAACACTTACAAGATGATCTTCATACTGATCATCCTATCCATGAATCTGATGCAGTACCTGAAACTGAGGATCCAAACAATACG GTTTTAGATCGAGAAAACGGCAGTGCAATCCCATTGCTCGACGGCGTTGTTACAGCTAACAGCTCCTTGCCAGCTTCCACATCATGTTCTCAGGGCTTTAATATCAACTTCCGGAACAATACAGAACTAGACATGA ATGGCCATGTGTTTGCAGGATCGACTTTCCAGCCTGTTCACTAA
- the LOC123550167 gene encoding uncharacterized protein LOC123550167 isoform X1 — protein sequence MEVTRYLILAFLPFMDVSLDLLGTVDAGCITQQVKAVFSLDATNNINQEQRQYMFKFVGEVSQTFPDGSEGSCAYINNENVELLEFFSPIKNTNLSSLLETTYKEKIKLGRKISTSALENETSKRFSVSDFKSKAEVFYLIVSDKTDFEDFPAILLKKKVFVIVLGSTIPIALKNLATSNEHAYLIRSLDDVSRVSDNIAKQTCIDSHYKCDVDQYMKKRSIKCKSCMSVCSVVTTTRSNTCTLLCPYFRRPPKEDAVKRERVTDKKHDNKGTAIIVTVYVMFALCIVTVNVVTFRVCRRKKLACFATEHLQDDLHTDHPIHESDAVPETEDPNNTVLDRENGSAIPLLDGVVTANSSLPASTSCSQGFNINFRNNTELDMNGHVFAGSTFQPVH from the exons ATGGAAGTGACCAGATATCTGATCTTGGCATTTCTGCCATTTATGGATGTTTCATTGGACTTACTTGGTACAG TAGACGCTGGATGCATTACTCAGCAAGTAAAAGCCGTTTTCTCATTAGACGCGACAAACAACATAAATCAGGAACAACGGCAATATATGTTCAAATTTGTTGGAGAAGTTTCGCAGACCTTTCCAGATGGAAGTGAAGGTAGCTGTGCATATATAAACAATGAGAATGTAGAACTTTTGGAATTTTTTTCTCCGATTAAGAACACTAATCTGAGCTCGCTACTTGAAACAACTTATAAGGAGAAAATCAAGCTAGGTAGAAAAATATCAACAAGTGCCCTTGAAAACGAAACTTCAAAACGCTTTTCAGTCAGCGACTTTAAATCGAAAGCAGAAGTATTTTATCTTATTGTTTCTGATAAGACCGACTTTGAAGATTTTCCAGCGATTCTATTGAAGAAAAAGGTATTTGTTATTGTACTTGGCTCGACTATACCGATAGCGCTGAAGAACCTCGCCACTAGCAACGAGCACGCCTATCTTATTAGAAGTCTAGACGATGTAAGCAGAGTTTCGGACAATATTGCTAAACAAACATGCATCG ATTCACATTACAAATGTGATGTTGATCAATATATGAAGAAGCGATCGATCAAATGCAAGTCCTGTATGTCCGTCTGTTCAGTAGTAACCACTACACGGTCCAACACGTGCACGCTCTTGTGTCCAT ACTTTCGAAGGCCACCTAAAGAAGATGCCGTAAAGAGGGAAAGAGTTACAGATAAGAAACACGACAATAAAGGAACAGCAATTATTGTTACCGTCTATGTCATGTTTGCTCTCTGTATTGTTACGGTTAATGTTGTCACCTTCAGAGTTTGCCGTAGGAAAAAGCTAGCATGTTTCGCGACGGAACACTTACAAGATGATCTTCATACTGATCATCCTATCCATGAATCTGATGCAGTACCTGAAACTGAGGATCCAAACAATACG GTTTTAGATCGAGAAAACGGCAGTGCAATCCCATTGCTCGACGGCGTTGTTACAGCTAACAGCTCCTTGCCAGCTTCCACATCATGTTCTCAGGGCTTTAATATCAACTTCCGGAACAATACAGAACTAGACATGA ATGGCCATGTGTTTGCAGGATCGACTTTCCAGCCTGTTCACTAA
- the LOC123550167 gene encoding uncharacterized protein LOC123550167 isoform X2 encodes MEVTRYLILAFLPFMDVSLDLLVDAGCITQQVKAVFSLDATNNINQEQRQYMFKFVGEVSQTFPDGSEGSCAYINNENVELLEFFSPIKNTNLSSLLETTYKEKIKLGRKISTSALENETSKRFSVSDFKSKAEVFYLIVSDKTDFEDFPAILLKKKVFVIVLGSTIPIALKNLATSNEHAYLIRSLDDVSRVSDNIAKQTCIDSHYKCDVDQYMKKRSIKCKSCMSVCSVVTTTRSNTCTLLCPYFRRPPKEDAVKRERVTDKKHDNKGTAIIVTVYVMFALCIVTVNVVTFRVCRRKKLACFATEHLQDDLHTDHPIHESDAVPETEDPNNTVLDRENGSAIPLLDGVVTANSSLPASTSCSQGFNINFRNNTELDMNGHVFAGSTFQPVH; translated from the exons ATGGAAGTGACCAGATATCTGATCTTGGCATTTCTGCCATTTATGGATGTTTCATTGGACTTACTTG TAGACGCTGGATGCATTACTCAGCAAGTAAAAGCCGTTTTCTCATTAGACGCGACAAACAACATAAATCAGGAACAACGGCAATATATGTTCAAATTTGTTGGAGAAGTTTCGCAGACCTTTCCAGATGGAAGTGAAGGTAGCTGTGCATATATAAACAATGAGAATGTAGAACTTTTGGAATTTTTTTCTCCGATTAAGAACACTAATCTGAGCTCGCTACTTGAAACAACTTATAAGGAGAAAATCAAGCTAGGTAGAAAAATATCAACAAGTGCCCTTGAAAACGAAACTTCAAAACGCTTTTCAGTCAGCGACTTTAAATCGAAAGCAGAAGTATTTTATCTTATTGTTTCTGATAAGACCGACTTTGAAGATTTTCCAGCGATTCTATTGAAGAAAAAGGTATTTGTTATTGTACTTGGCTCGACTATACCGATAGCGCTGAAGAACCTCGCCACTAGCAACGAGCACGCCTATCTTATTAGAAGTCTAGACGATGTAAGCAGAGTTTCGGACAATATTGCTAAACAAACATGCATCG ATTCACATTACAAATGTGATGTTGATCAATATATGAAGAAGCGATCGATCAAATGCAAGTCCTGTATGTCCGTCTGTTCAGTAGTAACCACTACACGGTCCAACACGTGCACGCTCTTGTGTCCAT ACTTTCGAAGGCCACCTAAAGAAGATGCCGTAAAGAGGGAAAGAGTTACAGATAAGAAACACGACAATAAAGGAACAGCAATTATTGTTACCGTCTATGTCATGTTTGCTCTCTGTATTGTTACGGTTAATGTTGTCACCTTCAGAGTTTGCCGTAGGAAAAAGCTAGCATGTTTCGCGACGGAACACTTACAAGATGATCTTCATACTGATCATCCTATCCATGAATCTGATGCAGTACCTGAAACTGAGGATCCAAACAATACG GTTTTAGATCGAGAAAACGGCAGTGCAATCCCATTGCTCGACGGCGTTGTTACAGCTAACAGCTCCTTGCCAGCTTCCACATCATGTTCTCAGGGCTTTAATATCAACTTCCGGAACAATACAGAACTAGACATGA ATGGCCATGTGTTTGCAGGATCGACTTTCCAGCCTGTTCACTAA
- the LOC123550166 gene encoding uncharacterized protein LOC123550166 — translation MVKFILLLMVSLVVGGHSDSESSSNSGSDSSSRCEKSKKCPFKVKSDLVTLEDFKQKVVGEVWIGIFSSKFSANQSFGRKCNFGWNATDSDSGMAELFCYSLRTNKCENFSLTTIKTEDECGRIQENDVYSAAVAKLYSQDTDQYLWHDVCYRFNTDGECIFRYLDLLVKKWRGLGELDLNGLPLHLIAIDMKTNFNLDFSGEIGQFSWKEGPECGLDGS, via the exons ATGGTAAAGTTCATTTTATTGCTTATGGTGAGTTTGGTCGTTGGAGGACATTCTGACTCTGAATCCAGTTCTAACTCTGGCTCTGATTCCAGTAGTAGATGCGAAAAGTCCAAAAAATGCCCTTTCAAGGTCAAATCAGACCTTGTCACACTTGAAGATTTCAAACAG AAAGTGGTGGGTGAAGTTTGGATAGGCATTTTTTCCTCCAAATTCTCTGCAAACCAATCGTTTGGCAGAAAATGCAATTTCGGATGGAATGCTACAGACTCTGACTCTGGTATGGCCGAATTATTTTGCTA TTCTTTAAGGACTAACAAATGTGAGAACTTTTCATTGACAACAATCAAGACAGAAGATGAGTGTGGACGTATACAAGAAAACGACG TTTATTCCGCAGCTGTTGCTAAGTTATATAGTCAGGATACAGACCAGTACCTATGGCACGACGTCTGCTATAGATTCAACACTGATGGCGAATGCATTTTTCGCTACTTAGATCTTCTTGTTAAGAAATGGCGAGGACTCG GTGAACTTGACCTAAATGGACTACCCTTGCACCTTATTGCGATTGACATGAAAACCAACTTTAACCTGGATTTTTCTGGTGAAATAGGACAGTTTTCTTGGAAAGAAGGACCTG AATGTGGTTTGGATGGAAGTTAG